A region from the uncultured Holophaga sp. genome encodes:
- a CDS encoding HisA/HisF-related TIM barrel protein: MQLIPSMDLMDGRLVRLRHGDRDQATYYDFSPESWVEQVMAAGATRIHLVDLDAAFGQARQGAFTQFPVRYPSVQFQLGGGLRDRTSVQETLDLGFEPVVGTLAVEQPAALEGLTKVIAALDMRNLQVVTRGWQNAAERSNEDIFQSLLALGIDRALVTDVGRDGTLEGPGVEAVSRVARAGFKVQASGGMKAIEDFEQLRDIPGLLGAISGKALMEGHISLGDERVKAALKGGA, from the coding sequence ATGCAACTGATCCCCAGCATGGACCTCATGGACGGCCGCCTGGTGCGCCTGCGCCACGGTGACCGCGATCAGGCCACCTACTATGATTTCAGCCCGGAGTCCTGGGTGGAGCAGGTGATGGCCGCCGGGGCCACCCGCATCCACCTCGTGGACCTCGACGCCGCCTTCGGCCAGGCCCGCCAGGGGGCCTTCACCCAGTTTCCCGTGCGTTACCCCTCCGTCCAGTTCCAGCTCGGGGGCGGCCTGCGGGACCGGACCTCCGTGCAGGAAACCCTGGACCTGGGCTTCGAGCCTGTGGTGGGCACCCTGGCGGTGGAGCAGCCCGCTGCCCTGGAGGGCCTCACGAAGGTCATCGCCGCTCTGGACATGCGCAACCTTCAAGTGGTGACCCGGGGCTGGCAGAACGCCGCCGAGCGCAGCAACGAGGACATCTTCCAGTCCCTGCTGGCACTCGGCATCGACCGCGCCCTGGTGACCGATGTGGGTCGCGACGGCACCCTGGAGGGTCCCGGCGTGGAGGCCGTCTCCCGGGTGGCCCGGGCCGGGTTCAAGGTCCAGGCCAGCGGCGGAATGAAGGCCATTGAGGACTTCGAGCAGCTGAGGGACATCCCCGGCCTTCTGGGGGCCATCAGCGGCAAGGCCCTCATGGAGGGGCACATCTCCCTCGGTGACGAGCGGGTGAAGGCCGCCCTCAAGGGAGGTGCCTGA
- a CDS encoding LysR family transcriptional regulator, with amino-acid sequence MDLRSLRAFVEVVRSGSFSEAAKVVFATQPTVSKAVRQLEDELGLQLLDRGGRRIRPTEAGDCVFRRALAMLGEQEGLRNDLSDLAGLRTGRLRLGLTRLGSSVDFARLLAGYRLRYPGVELELLERGALHLQEALREGTLDLALCMQPLPADLLWEPIYDEPLMALLPERHPLAGRESLRLAELAESPFILFEEGFALNPGILEACARAGFSPRVAAHSGQPDFLRALVAAGLGVAFLPRLICRDIAAPLRAIPVEDPQLRWRIVLAWQEGLSLSPAARAFLDMALGALRGA; translated from the coding sequence TTGGATCTGCGCTCGCTGAGGGCCTTTGTGGAAGTGGTGAGGAGCGGCAGCTTCTCCGAGGCGGCCAAGGTGGTCTTCGCCACCCAGCCCACCGTCAGCAAGGCGGTCCGGCAGCTGGAGGATGAACTGGGCCTTCAGCTCCTGGACCGGGGCGGGCGCCGGATCCGGCCCACGGAGGCCGGTGACTGTGTCTTCCGGCGCGCCCTGGCCATGCTGGGAGAACAGGAGGGCCTCCGGAACGATCTCAGTGATTTGGCGGGGCTTCGCACGGGGCGCCTGCGCCTGGGGCTCACCCGCCTGGGGAGCAGTGTGGACTTCGCCCGGCTCCTGGCGGGCTACCGTCTGCGCTACCCCGGTGTTGAACTCGAACTCCTGGAGCGCGGGGCCCTCCACCTTCAGGAGGCCCTCCGGGAGGGGACCCTGGATCTGGCCCTCTGCATGCAACCCCTGCCTGCGGACCTCCTCTGGGAGCCGATCTACGACGAGCCCCTGATGGCCTTGCTACCCGAGAGACACCCGCTTGCGGGGCGGGAGAGCCTGCGACTGGCCGAGCTGGCGGAGAGCCCCTTTATCCTCTTCGAGGAGGGCTTCGCGCTGAACCCCGGCATTCTGGAAGCCTGCGCCCGGGCCGGCTTCAGCCCGCGCGTCGCCGCCCACAGCGGCCAGCCGGACTTCCTGAGGGCCCTGGTGGCCGCCGGGCTGGGGGTGGCCTTCCTCCCCCGCCTGATCTGCCGGGATATCGCCGCCCCGCTCCGGGCCATCCCAGTGGAGGACCCCCAGCTCCGCTGGAGGATCGTGCTGGCCTGGCAGGAGGGCCTTTCCCTCTCCCCCGCCGCCCGCGCCTTCCTGGACATGGCCCTGGGGGCCCTGCGCGGGGCCTGA
- the hisIE gene encoding bifunctional phosphoribosyl-AMP cyclohydrolase/phosphoribosyl-ATP diphosphatase HisIE, translating into MDLTTLKFDEQGLIPGIVQDLYGEVRMMAWLNREALEKTLATGYATFWSRSRKALWTKGETSGNRLKVVQIRPDCDRDTLLILADPEGPSCHNGTSSCFDGPEPWPTTLPWLGRLETLLKDRKAHADAEGSYTQKLFARGVDRIGKKVVEEAGEVVIAAKNDDREEFLGEAADLIFHLDLLLLNYGASLNEAIEVLHKRHAKATGGQS; encoded by the coding sequence ATGGACCTCACGACCCTCAAGTTCGACGAGCAAGGCCTCATCCCCGGCATCGTGCAGGATCTCTACGGCGAGGTCCGCATGATGGCCTGGCTGAACCGTGAGGCCCTGGAGAAGACCCTGGCCACCGGTTACGCCACCTTCTGGAGCCGCTCCCGCAAGGCCCTCTGGACCAAGGGGGAAACCAGCGGCAACCGCCTCAAGGTGGTGCAGATCCGCCCCGACTGCGACCGCGACACCCTTCTGATCCTGGCCGATCCCGAGGGACCCAGCTGTCACAATGGCACCTCCAGCTGCTTTGACGGCCCCGAACCCTGGCCCACCACCCTGCCCTGGCTGGGCCGCCTGGAGACTCTGCTCAAGGATCGCAAGGCCCACGCCGACGCCGAGGGCAGCTACACCCAGAAGCTCTTCGCCCGGGGTGTGGACCGCATCGGCAAGAAGGTGGTGGAGGAAGCGGGCGAGGTGGTCATCGCCGCCAAGAACGACGACCGCGAGGAGTTCCTGGGCGAGGCCGCCGATCTCATCTTCCACCTGGACCTCCTGCTCCTGAACTACGGTGCCAGCCTCAATGAGGCCATCGAGGTGCTGCACAAGCGCCACGCCAAGGCCACGGGAGGGCAGTCCTGA
- the hisF gene encoding imidazole glycerol phosphate synthase subunit HisF, with protein sequence MPAKRIVPCLDVKDGRVVKGIQFKQLRDLGSPVELAKRYDREGADELVFLDIAASLEKRGTREAWVRSVAHELSIPFTVGGGVSSVEDARQLLRAGADKVSVNTSASDRPELVTELAEAFGRQCVVAAVDVKRDPELGWRVYLKGGTQPTERSAIEWLWQLNELGAGEILLTSMDRDGTLDGFDCELLAEASKLPIPLIASGGAGKDLHFLEALQHGADAVLAATLFHEGILPIPTLKTYLAQHGVVTRS encoded by the coding sequence ATGCCCGCCAAGCGCATCGTGCCCTGCCTGGACGTCAAGGACGGCCGAGTGGTGAAGGGCATCCAGTTCAAGCAGCTACGCGACCTGGGCAGCCCCGTGGAGCTGGCCAAGCGCTATGACCGGGAGGGCGCCGACGAGCTGGTCTTCCTCGACATCGCCGCCTCCCTGGAGAAGCGAGGCACCCGGGAGGCCTGGGTCCGTAGCGTGGCCCACGAGCTGAGCATCCCCTTCACCGTGGGCGGCGGGGTCTCCTCCGTGGAGGATGCCCGCCAGCTCCTGCGCGCCGGTGCCGATAAGGTCTCGGTGAACACCTCCGCCTCCGATCGCCCCGAGCTGGTCACGGAGCTGGCAGAGGCCTTCGGGCGCCAGTGCGTGGTGGCCGCCGTGGACGTCAAGCGCGATCCTGAGCTGGGCTGGCGGGTCTACCTCAAGGGCGGCACCCAGCCCACGGAGCGCTCGGCCATCGAGTGGCTCTGGCAGCTCAACGAGCTGGGCGCCGGTGAGATCCTCCTGACGTCCATGGACCGCGATGGCACCCTCGACGGCTTCGACTGCGAGCTGCTGGCCGAGGCCTCCAAGCTGCCCATTCCCCTCATCGCCTCCGGGGGCGCGGGCAAGGACCTGCACTTCCTGGAGGCCCTCCAGCATGGTGCCGACGCGGTGCTGGCCGCCACCCTCTTCCACGAGGGCATCCTGCCCATCCCCACCCTGAAGACCTACCTCGCCCAGCACGGCGTGGTGACGCGGAGTTGA
- the hisB gene encoding imidazoleglycerol-phosphate dehydratase HisB: protein MRTATVQRTTGETEIRLTLNLEGGESSIRTGLGFFDHMLMQIARHGGIGIQLEARGDLPVDSHHLVEDVGLALGEALREALGDRRGIERYGHAYIPLDEALARVVIDLSGRPCCMFEVPLPPVTLGDGFQAEMVREFFIALANRGALTLHADMIRGVNVHHRIEALFKALARALRQAVAITGGDVPSTKGTLSL from the coding sequence ATGAGAACCGCCACCGTCCAGCGCACCACCGGTGAGACCGAGATCCGCCTGACCCTGAACCTGGAGGGCGGCGAGAGCTCCATCCGCACGGGCCTGGGCTTCTTCGACCACATGCTCATGCAGATCGCCAGGCACGGCGGCATCGGCATCCAGCTGGAGGCCAGGGGCGACCTGCCGGTGGACAGCCACCACTTGGTGGAGGATGTGGGCCTGGCCCTGGGCGAGGCCCTGCGGGAGGCTCTGGGGGACCGCCGTGGCATCGAGCGCTACGGCCATGCCTACATCCCCCTGGATGAGGCCCTGGCCCGGGTGGTCATCGACCTGAGTGGCCGCCCCTGCTGCATGTTCGAGGTCCCCCTGCCCCCCGTGACCCTGGGGGATGGCTTCCAGGCCGAGATGGTGCGGGAGTTCTTCATCGCCCTGGCCAACCGCGGCGCCCTGACCCTCCACGCTGACATGATACGGGGGGTGAACGTCCACCACCGCATCGAGGCCCTCTTCAAGGCCCTGGCCCGCGCCCTACGCCAAGCCGTCGCCATCACGGGCGGGGATGTCCCCTCCACCAAGGGCACCCTGTCCCTGTAG
- a CDS encoding MFS transporter has product MSEQSGPLGFPRSFWTVNVMELFERAAYYGLNSVLAVYLTGSVASGGLGFGEQSVGFLQSLVYACNYVLPILGGALADRYGYRRMLLLAFSVMTVGYFAAGHSSTYAVVFLALLFMAAGGGLFKPIVSGTIARTTTDANSAMGFGIYYMMINIGAFLAPLVVSWLKGFSWQMVFTASAFYCFLMLLPTVFIFRDPPLPENTKRLREVLGGAVEVLADSRFMLMVVVYSGFWILYFQTFGTILWYLRDFVDKTPVNAFMNGLLGHTGLHFSFDAEHVTVINGGIIILLQVLVSRLVKNRPALPTMITGMVFGALGFCLLASSQNGWVFVAGIAVFTLGEMTAHPKYYSFVGLIAPEARKALYMGYSFLYGVFGALLGSSLGAFLYARHLKPYAGLAMAPGAARRFWVLFAVFDLLAAAGLWLFARYYGKDTEGTRKGARRWMIAVYVLILALGIGFATTALRSTPADFRTLIQSLIFLAMGGGGLVVTLRSRRRD; this is encoded by the coding sequence ATGTCCGAGCAGAGCGGCCCCCTGGGCTTTCCCCGGTCCTTCTGGACCGTCAATGTCATGGAGCTCTTCGAGCGGGCCGCCTACTACGGTCTGAACTCGGTGCTGGCCGTGTATCTCACCGGCTCGGTGGCCTCGGGGGGCCTGGGCTTCGGGGAGCAGAGTGTGGGCTTCCTCCAGAGCCTGGTCTACGCCTGCAACTACGTCCTGCCCATCCTGGGGGGCGCCCTGGCGGATCGCTACGGCTACCGCCGCATGCTCCTCTTGGCCTTTTCGGTGATGACCGTGGGCTACTTCGCCGCCGGGCACAGCTCCACCTACGCCGTGGTCTTCCTGGCGCTGCTCTTCATGGCGGCGGGCGGTGGGCTCTTCAAGCCCATCGTCTCAGGCACCATCGCCCGCACCACCACCGACGCGAACTCGGCCATGGGCTTCGGGATCTACTACATGATGATCAACATCGGGGCCTTCCTGGCGCCCCTGGTGGTGAGCTGGCTCAAGGGCTTCTCATGGCAGATGGTCTTTACCGCCTCGGCTTTCTACTGCTTCCTGATGCTCCTGCCCACGGTCTTCATCTTCCGGGATCCTCCCCTTCCCGAGAACACCAAGCGGCTCCGGGAGGTGCTCGGGGGGGCCGTGGAGGTCCTTGCCGACTCCCGCTTCATGCTGATGGTGGTGGTCTACTCCGGCTTCTGGATCCTCTACTTCCAGACCTTCGGCACCATCCTCTGGTATCTCCGGGACTTCGTGGACAAGACCCCGGTGAACGCCTTCATGAACGGACTCCTGGGACACACCGGGCTGCACTTCAGCTTTGACGCCGAGCACGTCACCGTCATCAACGGCGGCATCATCATCCTGTTGCAGGTGCTGGTGAGCCGCCTGGTCAAGAACCGCCCCGCCCTGCCCACCATGATCACGGGCATGGTCTTCGGGGCCCTGGGCTTCTGCCTCCTGGCCAGCTCCCAGAACGGCTGGGTCTTCGTGGCGGGCATCGCCGTCTTCACCCTGGGTGAGATGACCGCGCACCCCAAGTACTACAGCTTCGTGGGCCTCATCGCCCCAGAGGCCCGCAAGGCCCTCTACATGGGCTACTCCTTCCTCTACGGGGTCTTCGGTGCCCTGCTGGGCTCCAGCCTGGGGGCCTTCCTCTATGCCCGGCACCTGAAGCCCTACGCCGGCCTGGCCATGGCTCCAGGTGCCGCCCGCCGATTCTGGGTCCTCTTCGCCGTCTTCGATCTCCTGGCTGCCGCCGGACTCTGGCTCTTCGCCCGCTACTACGGGAAGGACACGGAGGGCACCCGCAAGGGGGCGCGCCGCTGGATGATCGCTGTCTATGTCCTCATCCTGGCCCTGGGCATCGGCTTCGCCACCACGGCCCTGCGAAGCACCCCGGCGGACTTCCGCACCCTGATCCAGTCCCTCATCTTCCTGGCCATGGGCGGCGGTGGGCTGGTGGTGACCCTGCGCAGTCGGCGGAGGGATTGA
- the hisG gene encoding ATP phosphoribosyltransferase — MSILIAYPKGRLGDELMKLLEGTPLALDAAAMKSRVLRIPTATPEVQALLLKGSDLPRYVAGGVAALGIVGSDTLDELDMDLLELADLEFGACRMSLCVPQGTTLEELRNRPHLRLATKFLRSTETWLAKEGLTAELVPLSSSVELAPLLGLADGIVDLVQTGSTLKAHGLVEIATLGRTSARLVAARGAYLSEPQRIKPLAEILIKALKHKD, encoded by the coding sequence ATGAGCATCCTGATCGCCTACCCCAAGGGTCGCCTCGGCGACGAACTGATGAAGCTCCTGGAGGGCACCCCCCTGGCCCTGGATGCCGCAGCCATGAAGTCCCGGGTGCTGCGCATCCCCACCGCCACCCCCGAGGTCCAGGCCCTGCTCCTCAAAGGCAGCGACCTGCCCCGCTACGTGGCCGGGGGCGTGGCCGCCCTGGGCATCGTGGGCTCGGACACCCTGGACGAGCTGGACATGGACCTGCTCGAACTGGCGGATCTGGAGTTCGGCGCCTGCCGCATGAGCCTCTGCGTTCCCCAGGGCACCACCCTGGAGGAGCTGCGCAACCGCCCCCACCTGCGCCTGGCCACCAAATTCCTGCGCTCCACCGAGACCTGGCTGGCCAAGGAGGGCCTCACCGCCGAGCTGGTGCCCCTCAGCAGCAGCGTCGAGCTGGCCCCCCTCCTGGGCCTGGCCGATGGCATCGTGGACCTGGTCCAGACGGGCAGCACCCTCAAGGCCCACGGCCTGGTGGAGATCGCCACCCTCGGCCGCACCTCCGCCCGCCTCGTGGCCGCCCGGGGCGCCTACCTGAGCGAGCCCCAGCGCATCAAGCCCCTGGCCGAGATCCTCATCAAGGCCTTGAAGCACAAGGACTGA
- a CDS encoding LrgB family protein, translating into MLPELRPIAWGLATPLAYAVSRRFARMHPRWYTSPLLLTWLLCFVPALALHARYRDYLAGTHWLLALLGPATMCFAVPIYEQRQLIRRHWGVLLIGTATGSALGVGTSLLLAHLLGLSTVLRLSVLPRSITTPFALDFTRIVGGRPELTATCVVLTGLLGGSLGELLMGWLPLKSAFARGAMFGMGAHTVGTVKAREVGEVEGAVAGLIMVMAGILCVLTAPVLALVLR; encoded by the coding sequence ATGCTTCCTGAGCTGCGCCCCATCGCCTGGGGGCTCGCCACCCCCCTGGCCTATGCCGTCTCCAGGCGCTTCGCCCGGATGCATCCCAGGTGGTACACCTCCCCCCTCCTGCTCACTTGGCTCCTCTGCTTCGTGCCGGCCCTGGCCCTTCACGCCCGCTACCGCGACTACCTGGCGGGGACCCACTGGCTCCTCGCGCTCCTGGGGCCCGCCACCATGTGCTTCGCCGTCCCCATCTACGAGCAGCGCCAGCTCATCCGCCGCCACTGGGGTGTCCTCCTCATCGGAACCGCGACCGGATCCGCCCTCGGGGTGGGGACCTCCCTCCTCCTGGCCCACCTTCTGGGGCTCTCAACCGTGCTGCGCCTCAGTGTGCTCCCCCGTTCCATCACCACGCCCTTCGCCCTCGACTTCACGAGGATTGTGGGCGGGCGCCCGGAGCTGACGGCCACCTGCGTAGTCCTGACTGGACTCCTGGGCGGGTCCCTGGGGGAGCTCCTGATGGGCTGGCTGCCCCTGAAGTCCGCCTTCGCCCGGGGGGCCATGTTCGGCATGGGCGCCCACACCGTGGGTACGGTGAAGGCCAGGGAGGTGGGGGAAGTCGAGGGGGCCGTGGCTGGTCTGATCATGGTCATGGCCGGTATCCTCTGTGTGCTCACTGCGCCTGTCCTGGCCCTGGTGCTGCGGTGA
- a CDS encoding ATP phosphoribosyltransferase regulatory subunit: MAVRTPHYPDLLFRAAGRLRRWETALMGLLEQAGCREMHPSLVMREGVPQDAVRFFDGDDLVALRWDFTVSLAGVLTRRFPEPPGKVSYGGAVFRKPLQPWEAVERFEVGCEFIQEDADASSDLELARLLMAVPGAIGLKRAILHLGNAALVRRPLEAEQLSAEQATAVVSALSRRAPHRVRQALEGHPAAERLTAHAEALVAELGDAGVLKALDRSPYADLLKLDRARMEETYAALLPILPESMELRLDLADVEGLDFYTGPTLRLWAPGAQQELASGGRYDGLYPELGKPWQAAGFCVRLSRVLDLAETRPDLFEQP, from the coding sequence ATGGCCGTCCGCACCCCCCACTATCCCGATCTCCTCTTCCGGGCCGCCGGGCGCCTGCGCCGCTGGGAGACCGCCCTCATGGGGCTCCTGGAGCAGGCGGGCTGCCGCGAGATGCACCCCTCCCTGGTGATGCGCGAGGGGGTGCCCCAGGACGCCGTGCGCTTCTTCGATGGCGATGACCTGGTGGCCCTGCGTTGGGACTTCACGGTCAGCCTCGCGGGGGTCCTGACCCGCCGTTTCCCTGAACCGCCGGGCAAGGTCTCCTACGGAGGGGCCGTCTTCCGCAAGCCCCTCCAGCCCTGGGAGGCCGTGGAGCGCTTCGAGGTGGGCTGTGAGTTCATCCAGGAGGACGCCGACGCCAGCAGCGACCTGGAGCTGGCCCGCCTGCTCATGGCGGTGCCCGGGGCCATCGGCCTCAAGCGGGCCATCCTGCACCTGGGGAACGCCGCCCTGGTGCGCCGCCCTCTGGAGGCCGAGCAGCTCAGCGCCGAACAGGCCACCGCCGTGGTCTCGGCCCTCTCCCGCCGGGCTCCCCATCGCGTCCGCCAGGCCCTCGAGGGCCACCCCGCCGCCGAGCGCCTCACCGCCCACGCCGAGGCCCTGGTGGCCGAGCTGGGTGACGCCGGGGTCCTCAAGGCCCTGGACCGCAGCCCCTACGCCGACCTTCTGAAGCTTGACCGGGCCCGCATGGAGGAGACCTACGCCGCCCTGCTGCCCATCCTCCCTGAAAGCATGGAGCTGCGGCTGGACCTGGCCGATGTGGAGGGCCTGGACTTCTACACCGGACCCACCCTGCGCCTCTGGGCCCCCGGCGCCCAGCAGGAGCTGGCCTCGGGCGGCCGCTACGACGGCCTCTACCCCGAACTGGGCAAGCCCTGGCAGGCCGCGGGCTTCTGCGTGCGGCTCTCCCGAGTCCTGGACCTGGCCGAAACCCGGCCCGACCTCTTCGAGCAGCCATGA
- a CDS encoding CidA/LrgA family protein: MRRRFGRCLEGRPWLQVLLLLGFWFLCERGGQALRIPLPGSIVSLLLLLALLLGGILPLGAVRRGASGFLDHMLLFFVPAFMALMNHPELLGSLGLRLLVVVVAGTLSVMVGTGLIVELCFRWRQGHAS; this comes from the coding sequence ATGCGGCGGCGTTTCGGAAGGTGTCTTGAGGGGCGTCCATGGCTCCAGGTGCTGCTTCTCTTGGGGTTCTGGTTTCTTTGTGAGCGTGGTGGGCAGGCACTCCGGATCCCTCTGCCGGGGAGCATTGTGTCGCTCCTCCTCCTCCTCGCCCTGCTGCTGGGGGGCATCCTTCCCCTGGGAGCGGTGCGGCGGGGCGCTTCCGGCTTCCTGGACCACATGCTCCTCTTCTTCGTGCCCGCCTTCATGGCCCTTATGAACCATCCCGAGCTGCTGGGCTCCCTGGGCCTCCGGCTGCTGGTGGTGGTGGTGGCAGGGACTCTCTCGGTGATGGTGGGCACGGGCCTGATCGTCGAGCTGTGCTTCCGGTGGAGGCAGGGCCATGCTTCCTGA
- the hisH gene encoding imidazole glycerol phosphate synthase subunit HisH, translating into MITLIDYDAGNLASLQGALDRLGLAYRLAQGPDEISPEGPLVLPGVGHFESAKRSLVQRGWWREIPGLVATGRPLLGICLGLQLLAEGSEEAPKEDGLGLLPGVVRRLGPGVKVPHMGWSQVTLNHEHPAFGNPTGGWLYFVHSYALEANEGTILTANHGRDFAAVEGRGHTLGFQPHPEKSGPLGLLLLQSALAWMGATRENTACN; encoded by the coding sequence ATGATCACGCTCATCGACTACGACGCCGGTAACCTCGCCTCCCTCCAGGGGGCCCTGGACCGCCTGGGACTGGCCTACCGCCTGGCCCAGGGGCCCGATGAGATCAGCCCCGAGGGCCCCCTGGTCCTCCCGGGCGTGGGACACTTCGAGTCTGCCAAGCGCTCCCTGGTGCAGCGGGGCTGGTGGCGTGAGATTCCTGGCCTGGTGGCCACGGGACGTCCCCTCCTGGGGATCTGCCTGGGGCTCCAGCTCCTGGCCGAAGGCAGCGAGGAGGCCCCCAAGGAAGACGGCCTGGGCCTGCTGCCCGGTGTGGTCCGTCGCCTGGGCCCCGGGGTGAAGGTGCCCCACATGGGCTGGAGCCAGGTGACCCTGAACCACGAACACCCCGCCTTCGGCAACCCCACCGGCGGCTGGCTCTACTTCGTCCACAGCTACGCCCTGGAGGCCAACGAAGGCACCATTCTCACCGCCAACCATGGCCGGGACTTCGCCGCCGTCGAGGGCCGCGGGCACACCCTGGGCTTCCAGCCCCACCCCGAGAAATCCGGCCCCCTGGGGCTCCTGCTCCTCCAGTCCGCCCTGGCCTGGATGGGCGCCACGAGGGAGAACACCGCATGCAACTGA
- a CDS encoding methylenetetrahydrofolate reductase, with translation MNILELFRQKSPVLSFEFFPPKDAASADLLREVVGELAGLRPDCITFGAGGPGGDRIFEGAREMMQSIPCPVVAYLSGYGLGPDEIRRVMDRCLAMGVENVFVIRGDRPKEAGFRPHPESFEYASDLIAFVKRHYPFVLGCGGYPEGHVDAPDLEQDLQNLKRKVEAGADYIITQYFHDNAFFFSYVERCRALGIQVPILPGVMPVYTVKLTQSLSRICGARITPALQSRLDAVDPRDSQAVLDLGVDFATEQCRGLLRQGVAGLHLYTMNRRSSTIRIVQRLREEGLLA, from the coding sequence GTGAACATCCTTGAACTCTTCCGGCAGAAGAGCCCAGTCCTCTCCTTCGAGTTCTTCCCGCCCAAGGATGCAGCCTCGGCGGATCTCCTCCGGGAGGTGGTGGGCGAGCTGGCGGGGCTGCGACCGGACTGCATCACCTTTGGGGCGGGAGGCCCCGGCGGGGACCGGATCTTTGAGGGCGCCCGGGAGATGATGCAGAGCATCCCCTGCCCGGTGGTGGCCTATCTGTCGGGCTATGGCCTGGGACCTGACGAGATCCGGCGGGTGATGGACCGCTGTCTTGCCATGGGCGTGGAGAACGTCTTCGTGATCCGCGGGGACCGCCCCAAGGAGGCCGGCTTCCGGCCCCACCCCGAGAGCTTTGAATACGCCAGCGATCTCATCGCCTTCGTGAAGCGCCACTATCCCTTCGTCCTCGGGTGCGGGGGCTATCCCGAAGGGCATGTGGATGCCCCGGACCTGGAGCAGGACCTCCAGAACCTCAAGCGGAAGGTGGAAGCCGGAGCGGACTACATCATCACCCAGTATTTCCACGACAACGCCTTCTTCTTCAGTTATGTGGAGCGTTGCCGGGCCCTGGGCATCCAGGTTCCCATCCTGCCAGGGGTCATGCCGGTGTACACCGTCAAGCTGACCCAGTCCCTCTCCCGCATTTGCGGTGCCCGGATCACACCCGCTCTGCAGTCCCGGCTGGATGCCGTGGACCCGAGGGACAGCCAGGCCGTGCTGGACCTGGGAGTGGACTTCGCCACCGAACAGTGCCGGGGGCTGCTGCGGCAGGGTGTGGCGGGGCTGCACCTCTACACCATGAACCGCCGTAGCTCCACCATCCGAATCGTCCAGCGTCTGCGGGAGGAGGGGCTGCTCGCCTGA
- the secG gene encoding preprotein translocase subunit SecG gives MSGFLITLQVIVTVILIGVILLQPGSKGGGLGAAFGGGGANSAFGARGAAPFLAKATYWVAGAFLVMSLLIEVNIVKDNRSVLDKKGVTQSAPATPAPAPAPQAPQAPAQNPAPAQK, from the coding sequence ATGAGTGGATTCCTGATTACCCTGCAAGTGATCGTGACCGTCATCCTGATCGGCGTCATCCTCCTCCAGCCCGGCTCCAAGGGCGGGGGCCTGGGGGCGGCCTTCGGGGGCGGTGGCGCCAACAGTGCCTTCGGCGCTCGCGGTGCTGCACCTTTCCTCGCCAAAGCCACCTACTGGGTCGCCGGGGCCTTCCTGGTCATGTCACTGCTCATCGAGGTCAACATTGTCAAGGACAACCGCTCGGTCCTGGACAAGAAGGGCGTGACCCAGAGCGCCCCGGCGACTCCGGCTCCCGCTCCCGCTCCCCAGGCCCCTCAGGCCCCCGCCCAGAATCCCGCCCCTGCACAGAAGTAG
- a CDS encoding TIGR03905 family TSCPD domain-containing protein, protein MKDYSFTPQGVCAKQVLIRIDEDVVRELRFVGGCPGNAIGVSSLVKGMKMSEVIERLKGIDCGGKGTSCPDQLCRALEAIQAQ, encoded by the coding sequence ATGAAAGACTATTCCTTCACCCCCCAGGGGGTCTGTGCCAAGCAAGTCCTGATCCGCATCGATGAGGATGTGGTCCGTGAGCTCCGCTTCGTCGGTGGCTGTCCCGGGAACGCCATCGGCGTCTCCAGCCTGGTGAAGGGCATGAAGATGTCCGAGGTCATCGAGCGGCTGAAGGGTATCGACTGCGGCGGCAAGGGCACCTCCTGCCCCGATCAGCTCTGCCGCGCCCTGGAGGCCATCCAGGCCCAATAG